A single genomic interval of uncultured Desulfobacter sp. harbors:
- a CDS encoding PEP-CTERM sorting domain-containing protein, whose translation MILSLFNQSPGTYCAFSVNETTHNPDDAEYETKNLYNIVQEGSEFMKKFILTASAFLLLWCHAGLGSAAEIELWDYGFNIDGISSYPLAGKNIPSEITNYDNSLDVWTGFDDLQGLGTINVEITGAGDHYFAALFDHDIDEFYNTFFNEYGAVTGSPAAGQSWEIDEPESFFGDIYSNFEDSNLDNQNGVDIANHPIGQYDSNGDLATDGGYDEFGQPDPAGDDVSMAMGWDFTLLANETATIDLLLSLTAPTSGFYLSHTDLDSAETIYFSGTLGITREIVDPGANVIPEPSTMILFGIGLLGLAGAGRRKRS comes from the coding sequence ATGATATTGTCACTCTTTAACCAAAGTCCTGGCACATATTGTGCATTTTCGGTTAATGAGACAACGCACAACCCTGATGACGCTGAATACGAAACCAAAAACTTATATAATATTGTTCAAGAAGGGAGTGAATTTATGAAAAAATTTATTTTGACGGCATCTGCGTTCTTATTGTTATGGTGCCATGCCGGACTTGGATCGGCTGCGGAGATTGAGTTATGGGACTATGGTTTTAACATTGACGGGATAAGCTCGTATCCTTTAGCGGGGAAGAACATACCATCTGAAATAACAAACTATGACAATTCGTTAGATGTTTGGACAGGCTTTGATGACCTGCAAGGTTTAGGCACGATCAATGTTGAAATAACCGGTGCAGGCGATCATTATTTTGCTGCTCTCTTCGATCATGACATTGATGAATTTTACAACACTTTTTTTAATGAATATGGTGCTGTGACCGGATCTCCGGCTGCCGGACAGTCTTGGGAAATAGATGAGCCAGAGTCTTTTTTCGGTGATATTTATTCGAATTTTGAAGACAGTAATCTGGACAACCAAAATGGTGTGGATATCGCTAATCATCCTATCGGACAATACGACTCCAATGGAGACCTTGCAACTGATGGAGGTTATGACGAATTTGGACAACCTGACCCTGCCGGCGACGACGTCTCCATGGCCATGGGATGGGATTTTACCTTGCTGGCAAATGAAACAGCAACCATTGATCTATTATTAAGTCTTACAGCACCAACTTCCGGTTTCTATCTTTCACATACTGATCTGGACAGTGCTGAAACAATTTATTTTTCGGGCACATTGGGTATTACGCGGGAAATCGTCGATCCCGGAGCAAATGTCATTCCCGAACCCTCCACCATGATCCTTTTCGGGATCGGGCTTCTCGGACTGGCAGGTGCGGGCAGGAGAAAAAGGAGTTGA
- a CDS encoding TatD family hydrolase produces the protein MKIIEPHIHMIARTTQDYERMARMHTVACVEPAFWAGYDRTSARAFHDYFTHISEFEPTRAAQYNIDHYCHVCMNPKEAEDIGLAREVISFIPEFLDKPTVLGVGEIGLNKNTKNEMIIFEEQVELAVKNDLIMWIHTPHLDDKLKGTRMMVDCLNGRKDIDPSKICFDHCEEHTIKMVIDSGFWASMTIYPLTKNSPSRVIDSIEIFGLERMMADASGDWGPSDPKTLHDAVFEMKRRGHREKDVETLFYNNPCFFLGQSPKFKHKPLVQKDAAWEK, from the coding sequence ATGAAAATAATTGAACCCCATATCCATATGATCGCAAGAACAACCCAGGATTATGAACGAATGGCCAGAATGCATACGGTTGCCTGTGTCGAACCCGCATTCTGGGCGGGCTATGACAGGACCTCGGCCCGCGCTTTCCATGACTATTTCACCCATATTTCAGAATTTGAACCCACCAGGGCCGCCCAATATAATATTGATCATTATTGCCATGTCTGTATGAACCCCAAAGAGGCTGAAGACATCGGGCTTGCCAGAGAAGTAATTTCTTTTATTCCGGAATTTTTGGATAAGCCCACGGTTCTGGGCGTCGGTGAAATCGGCCTGAACAAAAACACCAAAAATGAAATGATCATTTTTGAAGAACAGGTGGAGCTTGCTGTAAAAAACGATTTGATCATGTGGATTCACACCCCTCACCTTGACGACAAGCTCAAGGGAACCCGGATGATGGTTGATTGCCTTAACGGCAGGAAAGACATTGACCCGTCAAAAATATGCTTTGACCATTGCGAGGAACATACCATCAAAATGGTAATCGACTCCGGATTCTGGGCATCAATGACCATCTATCCCTTGACCAAAAATTCTCCCTCCCGGGTAATTGATTCAATAGAAATCTTCGGGCTGGAGAGGATGATGGCAGATGCCTCCGGAGACTGGGGGCCGTCGGATCCCAAAACGCTTCATGATGCCGTTTTTGAAATGAAACGCAGGGGACACCGGGAAAAAGATGTAGAAACTCTGTTTTACAACAATCCCTGTTTTTTTCTGGGCCAGAGTCCGAAATTTAAACATAAGCCCCTTGTCCAAAAGGATGCAGCCTGGGAAAAATGA
- a CDS encoding cupin domain-containing protein yields the protein MKNNPIVRYLDQVKPVDCPYGNVRRVITGGEGSANVHVVRVSKGGEHFHRGYDEVYYLLSGTGTLTMNNQTYTLGPGTVVNIPAGVVHDLESGDDTPLEFIIFGSPPMAIEDDRAKPIKPRERKNDENN from the coding sequence ATGAAAAACAACCCCATCGTCAGATACCTGGATCAAGTTAAGCCTGTGGACTGCCCATATGGGAATGTCCGGCGGGTCATCACCGGCGGCGAAGGCAGTGCCAATGTTCATGTGGTCCGTGTCTCGAAAGGCGGAGAGCACTTCCACAGGGGCTATGATGAAGTATACTATCTTCTTTCAGGAACAGGCACCCTGACAATGAATAATCAAACCTATACGCTGGGTCCCGGAACCGTTGTGAATATCCCGGCAGGTGTTGTTCATGACCTGGAATCCGGTGATGATACCCCGCTTGAATTTATCATTTTCGGTTCGCCGCCCATGGCCATTGAGGATGACCGGGCAAAACCCATCAAGCCCCGGGAAAGGAAAAACGATGAAAATAATTGA
- a CDS encoding YdjY domain-containing protein, with protein sequence MILKPFIFKLLLFFMIMAAAISHAPNSISASEKHFPADLVKQEEINRQHPPIPFIDTSSPKIKKIGKDTLQIGSVLLDKKERFIKLSGKINMRDGAVEYIACTPYGKLHESVLSIDADPYHIQIALLLLRAVPGNRPIEFQGAEQTPCGDPVALTVSWQNMGKDRVNYPIEKLLLNINSNETMEKADWVFVGSQMIDGQFMAQQEGSIIASFHDPFALIDHRSISGSDDTFFHANKRILPPVGMPVELIIHTVPDDAVRDRTRCKTIGEINNGKK encoded by the coding sequence ATGATTTTAAAACCGTTTATCTTCAAGTTGCTTCTCTTTTTTATGATCATGGCAGCCGCTATTTCCCATGCTCCCAACAGCATTTCGGCATCAGAAAAGCACTTCCCAGCCGATTTGGTGAAACAAGAAGAAATAAATCGGCAGCATCCACCAATTCCGTTTATAGATACATCCTCACCAAAAATAAAAAAAATAGGAAAAGATACTTTACAGATTGGTAGCGTACTGCTGGATAAAAAGGAACGTTTCATTAAACTTTCCGGAAAAATAAATATGCGGGACGGTGCCGTGGAGTATATCGCATGCACCCCATACGGAAAGCTTCATGAAAGTGTGCTGTCCATAGATGCTGATCCCTACCATATACAGATTGCCCTGTTGCTTCTCAGAGCCGTCCCGGGCAATCGCCCCATTGAGTTTCAAGGTGCAGAACAAACGCCCTGCGGTGATCCGGTTGCATTGACGGTTTCATGGCAAAACATGGGCAAAGACAGGGTCAATTATCCCATTGAAAAGTTGCTGCTCAATATCAATTCAAATGAGACCATGGAAAAAGCCGACTGGGTCTTTGTTGGATCACAGATGATTGATGGACAATTTATGGCCCAGCAGGAGGGCTCAATTATCGCCAGTTTCCATGATCCTTTTGCCCTCATTGATCACAGAAGCATCAGCGGATCAGACGACACGTTTTTTCATGCCAATAAACGCATTTTACCACCGGTGGGTATGCCGGTTGAGTTAATAATTCATACCGTACCCGATGACGCTGTCAGGGACAGAACAAGATGTAAAACAATCGGAGAAATTAATAATGGGAAAAAATAA
- a CDS encoding alkaline phosphatase family protein, with product MTKHLFCFNLVGLSPALLDKLSLMPSFSKLNANGKRADMTPVFPCLTLPGQASFSTGTTPSKHGIVANGFYYRDRYEISFWDQYRSLVQAVPFWETLKKKSPEIKTATLFCQNTLYGHADIIVTPKPMHTDEGLIQWCYSKPAGKYEAICDAVGTPFNLMDYWGPLASSKASEWIMGAAIDVVKKDRPQVMVTYLPHLDYSCQKYGPDHPLVDADLAVIDTLVGQFMANLEEIGIMENSTLCMFSEYSITPVSNAVNLNTMLRKNNFLKVRTIGGRDYPDLELSPAFAMVDHQIAHIYLKPETDAHAVKMLLSDTEGVDSVLSINEQKELDIYHDRSGDLLAISDHDKWFSYYWWETPERAPDFAGNIDIHRKPGYDPLELFLDRESMKIPQTPERIKGSHGAPASGDRGMAVFMLSGAGVDTINLPGKIDMTKAFPLLMEIMGEPCV from the coding sequence ATGACTAAACATCTGTTTTGCTTTAATCTTGTGGGTCTGTCACCGGCTCTTTTGGACAAACTATCCTTAATGCCGTCCTTCTCTAAACTGAATGCCAATGGCAAACGGGCTGATATGACTCCGGTATTTCCCTGCCTGACCCTGCCGGGCCAGGCATCATTTTCCACGGGTACCACGCCCTCGAAGCACGGTATCGTCGCTAACGGGTTCTACTATAGGGACCGGTATGAAATCAGTTTCTGGGACCAGTACAGAAGCCTTGTCCAGGCTGTTCCCTTTTGGGAGACACTCAAAAAAAAGTCACCTGAAATCAAAACCGCCACATTGTTTTGTCAGAACACTTTGTACGGACATGCAGATATTATCGTAACCCCCAAACCCATGCATACGGATGAGGGCCTGATCCAATGGTGCTATTCAAAACCGGCAGGCAAGTATGAAGCCATCTGCGATGCCGTCGGCACGCCCTTCAATCTCATGGATTACTGGGGGCCGCTTGCATCCTCAAAGGCCTCCGAATGGATCATGGGCGCGGCCATTGACGTGGTAAAAAAAGACAGACCCCAGGTGATGGTTACCTATCTGCCCCATCTGGATTACTCCTGCCAGAAATACGGACCGGACCATCCATTGGTAGATGCAGATCTGGCCGTGATAGACACGTTGGTGGGACAGTTCATGGCGAATTTGGAAGAGATCGGCATCATGGAAAACTCCACACTTTGTATGTTTTCTGAATACTCCATCACCCCGGTATCCAATGCCGTGAACCTGAACACAATGCTGAGAAAAAATAATTTTTTAAAGGTTAGAACCATTGGAGGCCGGGATTATCCCGATCTGGAGCTAAGCCCCGCTTTTGCGATGGTGGATCATCAAATTGCCCATATCTACTTGAAACCTGAGACAGATGCCCACGCTGTCAAGATGCTGCTCAGCGACACCGAAGGGGTGGACAGCGTATTATCTATTAATGAACAAAAAGAGCTCGATATTTACCATGACCGGTCAGGTGATCTTTTAGCGATATCGGACCATGACAAATGGTTTTCTTATTACTGGTGGGAGACCCCGGAACGCGCACCGGATTTTGCAGGCAACATTGACATTCATAGGAAGCCAGGCTATGACCCCCTGGAGTTGTTTTTGGATCGGGAATCCATGAAAATTCCCCAGACCCCTGAACGCATTAAAGGGTCACATGGTGCACCGGCATCCGGAGACCGGGGGATGGCTGTTTTCATGCTCAGTGGGGCCGGCGTCGACACAATTAATTTGCCGGGAAAAATTGACATGACCAAGGCATTTCCTCTTTTGATGGAGATCATGGGAGAACCCTGCGTTTAA
- a CDS encoding UbiA family prenyltransferase, whose product MHSETIHWLRRVDMPKKLRTYLELVRLPGVFTAHADIFAGFLIAGLGVENISSLLWLLGASSCFFSAGMALNDFFDADNDRIERPERPIPSGRISRQSAFTLGMVLLVAGMAFAYTAGSGPFYAALGLAAMILLYDGVFKSNSIAGPLCMGACRYFNLLMVLALQPFEGWALIPVIPFIYIVGVTVLSRKEVQGGRAVAHISICTLALGLASSWAYLLFLKGVFHSFLGILMIMVLTIFLSSRVLGLLDRHSPKNYQSTMKLLLMALIALDFILASTRTPVYFAALILLLYIPAVKSVRLFKVT is encoded by the coding sequence ATGCATTCAGAAACTATTCATTGGCTGAGGCGTGTGGATATGCCTAAAAAGCTGCGCACATACCTTGAACTGGTCCGCCTGCCCGGCGTGTTTACGGCCCATGCCGATATCTTTGCGGGCTTTCTGATCGCAGGTTTGGGCGTTGAAAACATAAGCAGCCTGCTATGGCTGCTTGGGGCAAGTTCATGTTTTTTTTCTGCCGGTATGGCCCTGAACGATTTTTTTGACGCTGATAACGACAGAATTGAACGGCCTGAACGCCCGATTCCTTCAGGCCGTATCTCACGCCAATCAGCCTTTACTTTGGGAATGGTCCTCCTTGTGGCAGGAATGGCGTTTGCTTATACTGCCGGCAGTGGTCCCTTTTATGCTGCACTGGGTCTGGCAGCTATGATTTTACTGTACGACGGGGTATTTAAATCCAATAGCATTGCCGGCCCCCTTTGCATGGGAGCCTGCAGGTATTTTAACCTGCTCATGGTATTGGCTTTGCAGCCTTTTGAGGGATGGGCGCTCATACCTGTCATTCCATTTATCTACATTGTTGGCGTGACGGTTCTAAGCCGTAAAGAAGTCCAGGGTGGCAGGGCCGTGGCCCATATTTCCATCTGTACCCTGGCATTGGGTCTGGCATCCTCCTGGGCCTATCTGCTTTTTTTAAAAGGTGTGTTTCATTCATTTTTAGGCATCCTGATGATCATGGTCCTTACAATATTTTTGTCATCCCGAGTGCTGGGGCTGCTTGACAGGCATAGTCCAAAAAATTATCAAAGTACCATGAAATTGCTTTTGATGGCTCTGATCGCCCTTGATTTTATACTGGCATCGACCCGTACTCCCGTTTATTTTGCCGCCTTAATCCTTCTGCTTTATATACCGGCGGTAAAATCCGTTCGACTGTTCAAAGTGACTTAA
- a CDS encoding prenyltransferase/squalene oxidase repeat-containing protein, whose protein sequence is MKLKLKKQKKNIAAFVIASLFLLLSSFSVHAAEITFKSDQDLLSLKNELKRTYQMGLDYLKKSQNPDGSWSNPGFPALTGLTVYAFLTSPMYGNIVQKPEFIQKGLDFIISNTHENGAIYNEGLPNYNTSICMMALLAANDTKYHPYILKGRRYLATLQLDQGEKGKTDQKFDGGIGYGTKDHSDMSNTYIALEALWASSFLESDEQLEAYKDLKSLQKTTLDWEAALQFIQRCQNLPGTNDQAWSSADPKNKGGFVYYPGSSKAGEETLPSGKKTLRSYGSMTYAGLLSFIFAKLKKDDPRVQAAYGWLKGNFTLDENPGMGQQGLFYYYHTMAKALTVYGEDYIKTVDGQDINWRKELAIKLIQKQREDGSWINPTARWWENDPVLVSSYALISLNMITPRLK, encoded by the coding sequence ATGAAATTAAAATTGAAAAAACAAAAGAAAAATATTGCTGCCTTTGTCATCGCATCATTATTTCTTTTATTATCATCATTTTCTGTCCATGCAGCTGAGATAACCTTCAAATCAGATCAGGATCTACTGTCGCTTAAAAACGAACTCAAACGAACCTATCAAATGGGGCTTGATTATCTCAAAAAGTCCCAGAATCCCGACGGCTCATGGTCCAATCCCGGATTTCCTGCCTTAACCGGCCTTACGGTTTATGCTTTTTTAACGTCGCCCATGTACGGAAACATCGTACAAAAGCCCGAATTCATTCAAAAGGGTTTGGATTTTATCATCTCCAATACCCATGAAAACGGAGCAATTTATAATGAAGGGCTACCCAATTACAACACCTCTATCTGTATGATGGCATTACTGGCAGCCAATGATACAAAATACCATCCCTATATCCTCAAAGGCAGGCGTTATCTGGCCACACTGCAATTGGATCAGGGGGAAAAAGGGAAAACCGACCAAAAATTCGATGGCGGTATCGGATACGGCACCAAGGACCATTCTGACATGTCCAACACATATATTGCCCTTGAGGCTTTGTGGGCCAGCTCATTTCTTGAATCCGACGAGCAACTGGAGGCATACAAGGATCTTAAAAGTCTGCAAAAGACCACCCTTGACTGGGAAGCGGCACTTCAATTCATCCAGCGCTGCCAAAATTTACCCGGTACCAACGACCAGGCCTGGTCCAGTGCGGATCCCAAGAACAAAGGCGGCTTTGTCTATTATCCGGGAAGCTCAAAAGCAGGAGAGGAAACCCTTCCGTCAGGTAAAAAAACGCTTCGTTCCTATGGCTCAATGACCTACGCTGGACTTTTGAGTTTTATTTTTGCCAAACTTAAAAAAGATGATCCAAGGGTTCAAGCGGCCTACGGCTGGCTCAAAGGGAATTTCACACTGGACGAGAATCCGGGCATGGGCCAGCAGGGCCTGTTTTACTATTACCATACCATGGCCAAAGCCCTGACTGTGTATGGGGAAGACTATATAAAAACCGTCGATGGACAGGACATCAACTGGCGAAAGGAGTTGGCCATTAAGTTGATCCAGAAACAGCGAGAAGACGGATCATGGATTAATCCCACGGCCCGGTGGTGGGAAAATGATCCGGTCCTGGTTTCTTCCTATGCGTTGATTTCGCTTAATATGATCACCCCGAGACTGAAATAA
- a CDS encoding VTT domain-containing protein: MGPFVKLLLIFSFFALFFVVGYAVTGNSFELLFNQEKCVALFSNYKSTAWILGLLLLIADLVLPIPATGVMAALGAVYGLLPGAIFSVTGSVGAGLIGYWVARESGKRKMHWIASEDEIKRYQTFFNQWGGYAIIIGRCAPILPEVTSILAGISRMKFSLFLSALIGGAVPAGFLFAAMGAYSGWSPAFGTVAAVLIPAIAWPIFIKVIKI, translated from the coding sequence ATGGGGCCTTTTGTAAAATTACTTCTGATTTTTTCTTTTTTTGCTCTTTTTTTTGTGGTGGGCTATGCTGTGACCGGGAACAGTTTTGAGCTGTTATTCAACCAGGAAAAATGTGTGGCACTTTTTTCCAATTATAAATCAACAGCATGGATTTTGGGACTTTTGCTGCTGATCGCGGACCTTGTATTGCCGATACCCGCCACGGGTGTTATGGCCGCTTTAGGTGCTGTATACGGTTTGCTGCCAGGCGCAATATTCAGTGTCACCGGATCTGTTGGTGCGGGTTTAATCGGATATTGGGTTGCGCGTGAATCCGGCAAACGCAAAATGCACTGGATTGCATCCGAAGATGAAATAAAAAGATATCAAACATTTTTCAATCAATGGGGCGGCTATGCCATTATCATCGGACGGTGCGCACCGATTCTTCCGGAAGTTACAAGCATTTTGGCGGGTATATCTCGAATGAAATTTTCTCTTTTTTTGAGTGCCTTGATAGGGGGGGCTGTTCCAGCGGGGTTTCTCTTTGCGGCAATGGGGGCGTATTCCGGATGGTCTCCGGCTTTTGGTACGGTAGCAGCCGTTCTCATTCCGGCGATAGCATGGCCTATTTTTATAAAAGTAATCAAAATCTAA
- a CDS encoding inositol-3-phosphate synthase — translation MKCGIMFVGLYGHRSTIATAGAMALSNKLCPATGLVSEEFNEIPFVDFCDFGFGGWDIRPCYDIDTQEFLSTPMTLQFTWQGCDSALAAPLVLDLARFTMLSLERDESGVMKHLTSFFKSPWNSTEHNLVNQFRPLEDYCDKI, via the coding sequence ATGAAATGTGGTATCATGTTTGTCGGATTGTACGGACACCGATCTACCATTGCCACGGCAGGCGCCATGGCCCTCTCAAATAAGCTTTGCCCGGCAACAGGACTTGTTTCGGAAGAATTTAATGAAATTCCCTTTGTTGATTTCTGCGATTTTGGATTTGGCGGTTGGGATATAAGACCTTGCTACGACATTGATACCCAAGAATTTCTAAGTACCCCCATGACGCTTCAGTTCACCTGGCAAGGGTGTGATTCCGCCTTGGCCGCACCGCTGGTACTGGACCTTGCAAGATTCACCATGCTTTCACTTGAACGAGATGAATCCGGTGTGATGAAGCATTTGACATCCTTTTTCAAGTCACCATGGAACAGTACTGAACATAATTTAGTCAATCAATTCCGGCCTCTTGAAGATTATTGTGATAAAATATAA
- a CDS encoding IS1595 family transposase, with translation MLNAPRRNRLLNFRSIPHISDRIHTNVFGMIQRCGLVVIQMLANVRRVTIEPLIKSVVLSGTLIYTDEYGIYNRLTEWGYKHKSVNHGAGEYARDEDGDGFHEVHVNTMEGFWSLLRGWLRPHRGISQEKLPFYLGFFEFVHNAGKRGKALLHSLVELLVR, from the coding sequence ATGTTGAATGCTCCAAGAAGAAATCGGCTGTTAAATTTCAGGAGCATACCACACATTTCAGATCGAATACACACCAATGTTTTCGGGATGATTCAGCGATGCGGCCTGGTGGTAATTCAAATGCTTGCCAATGTTCGCCGGGTAACCATTGAGCCCTTGATAAAGTCGGTCGTTTTGTCAGGGACTTTGATTTACACGGATGAATACGGGATCTATAATCGCTTAACAGAGTGGGGATACAAGCATAAGAGCGTGAATCACGGGGCTGGAGAATACGCCAGAGACGAAGATGGGGATGGTTTTCATGAAGTGCATGTAAATACGATGGAAGGCTTCTGGTCTCTGCTAAGAGGTTGGCTGCGTCCACATCGAGGTATTTCACAGGAGAAGCTCCCGTTTTATCTTGGCTTTTTTGAGTTCGTTCATAACGCTGGCAAGCGAGGAAAGGCCTTGCTTCATTCGCTTGTCGAACTTTTGGTAAGATAA